Proteins encoded together in one Amblyomma americanum isolate KBUSLIRL-KWMA chromosome 1, ASM5285725v1, whole genome shotgun sequence window:
- the LOC144112883 gene encoding fibroblast growth factor receptor 4-like — MCRFRLGVLTFISLFCFASSEGPPVIKKDNEKTVYEVMPGDTVRLRCAASGQPRPHVAWYHGESEVTPARDNVRQSRHALVIQNAQPRDAGRYFCKASNDDGVAWKNFTVLVEVVSADQARGRDNILHTRNASAVTIPSIDETEDLTEKAEPPTLAKVNPHLVVQLAGSNLVLPCIVKSNPPANITWLKNDQRPTRLLGKKITYRKQKLRMNDVMVSDAGNYTCIAVNSLGNVRYTYRVEIKERIPLRPTFYEDFFENKTLYVGQQAQLECRFISDLQPHVSWLRHYSVNGSWFQDDLETTPYVSIVQSANESTDPRILVIENVTLDDEGWYTCLVGNSVGISSKSGYLSVKPLPQPEKSRFALTLLKHPWMLALAIVLVVSAVVAVATILIRRSAMLSLQQKKLDLAQKQHMVVRKKVILERQISDSGHYEDSFIAPLVKIDHQSGFLPSELNTVCEYELPLDPNWEFPRERLILGKHLGEGAFGQVVKAEAHGLGDKEGPTIVAVKMLKDGHTDSEMADLVSEMEVMKTIGKHINIINLLGCCTQDGPLHVIVEYAAHGNLRDFLRTRRPSSGYEEAIGADLKPKTLTHKDLVSFAYQVARGMEYLASKKCIHRDLAARNVLVVENNVMKIADFGLARDLHNIDYYKKKSGGLLPVKWMAPESLFDRVYTPQSDVWSYGILLWEIMTLGGTPYPSVPIEKLFQLLRDGHRMEKPQGCSLEVYVIMKECWHQSPYQRPAFTKLVEDLDRILTLATDQEYLDLSIPVLDTPPSSSESVSSLSFAAPHVAV, encoded by the exons GCCCTCCGGTCATCAAGAAGGACAACGAGAAGACAGTCTACGAGGTGATGCCCGGCGACACGGTGCGGCTGCGCTGCGCCGCCTCGGGCCAGCCGCGGCCCCACGTGGCCTGGTATCACGGCGAGAGCGAAGTGACGCCTGCGCGCGACAACGTCCGCCAATCTCGGCACGCGCTGGTCATCCAGAACGCGCAGCCGCGCGATGCCGGACGCTACTTCTGCAAGGCTTCCAACGACGATGGCGTGGCCTGGAAGAACTTCACCGTGCTAGTGG AAGTTGTTTCTGCAGACCAAGCGAGGGGCCGAGACAACATCCTGCACACAAGAAACGCAAGCGCAGTCACCATACCCTCCATCGACGAAACGGAGGATCTCACGGAAAAG GCAGAGCCGCCTACGCTCGCGAAGGTGAACCCTCACCTGGTGGTGCAGCTGGCTGGAAGCAATCTGGTGCTGCCGTGCATCGTCAAAAGCAATCCTCCGGCGAACATCACGTGGCTCAAGAACGATCAGCGGCCCACGCGGCTGCTGGGAAAAAAG ATTACTTACAGGAAACAGAAGCTGCGGATGAATGACGTTATGGTGTCGGATGCTGGCAACTACACCTGCATAGCCGTCAATTCTCTCGGCAACGTCAGATACACCTATAGAGTTGAAATAAAAG AACGAATCCCTCTCCGGCCAACCTTTTACGAAGACTTCTTCGAGAACAAGACATTATACGTTGGACAGCAGGCGCAGCTCGAGTGCCGCTTCATAAGCGACCTGCAGCCGCACGTCAGCTGGCTGCGACACTACTCTGTCAACGGCTCGTGGTTCCAGGATGACCTCGAGACAACGCCTTACGTCAGCATCGTTCAG AGTGCGAATGAAAGCACAGATCCTCGAATCCTCGTGATCGAAAACGTGACCTTGGACGACGAAGGCTGGTACACTTGTCTGGTTGGCAATAGCGTTGGCATCAGCAGCAAGAGCGGCTATTTGAGTGTTAAGCCAT TGCCACAACCGGAGAAGTCCAGATTCGCGCTTACGCTGCTCAAACATCCGTGGATGCTGGCGCTGGCCATCGTGCTGGTCGTGAGCGCAGTGGTGGCCGTCGCCACGATTCTCATCCGCCGCTCCGCCATGCTGTCGCTGCAGCAGAAAAAGCTCGACCTGGCCCAGAAGCAGCACATGGTCGTCCGCAAGAAGGTCATCCTCGAACGCCAGATTTCG GATTCTGGACACTACGAAGACTCATTCATTGCACCACTTGTCAAGATCGACCACCAGAGCGGTTTCCTGCCGTCGGAGCTGAACACCGTGTGCGAATACGAGTTGCCTTTGGACCCTAACTGGGAATTTCCTAGGGAAAG GTTGATCCTGGGCAAGCATTTGGGAGAAGGAGCTTTCGGCCAAGTGGTCAAGGCGGAGGCCCACGGCCTCGGCGACAAGGAAGGACCGACAATTGTGGCCGTCAAAATGCTCAAAG ATGGTCATACCGACAGCGAAATGGCCGACCTCGTTTCCGAGATGGAGGTTATGAAGACCATCGGAAAGCACATCAACATCATCAACTTGCTTGGATGCTGCACGCAAGACG GCCCACTTCACGTCATCGTCGAGTACGCCGCCCACGGAAACCTCCGCGACTTCTTGCGCACCCGCCGTCCGAGCTCTGGTTACGAGGAAGCCATTGGGGCTGACTTGAAACCAAAGACGTTGACGCACAAGGACCTGGTCTCGTTCGCGTACCAAGTCGCTCGCGGGATGGAGTACCTCGCCTCTAAAAAG TGCATTCACCGTGACCTGGCAGCAAGGAACGTGCTCGTCGTGGAGAACAACGTGATGAAGATCGCCGACTTCGGTCTCGCACGTGACCTGCACAATATTGACTACTACAAGAAGAAATCGGGC GGACTTCTGCCTGTCAAATGGATGGCTCCGGAATCCCTCTTTGACAGGGTCTACACCCCACAGAGTGATGT GTGGTCTTACGGCATCCTTCTGTGGGAGATCATGACGCTGGGCGGCACGCCGTATCCGTCTGTGCCCATTGAGAAGCTCTTCCAATTGCTGCGAGACGGACACAGAATGGAGAAACCTCAGGGCTGCTCGCTGGAAGT GTATGTGATAATGAAGGAGTGCTGGCACCAGTCGCCATACCAGCGACCTGCCTTCACAAAGCTCGTGGAAGACCTCGACCGGATCTTGACTTTGGCCACGGACCAG GAGTACCTGGACCTGTCGATTCCTGTGCTTGACACGCCGCCCAGCTCGTCCGAGAGCGTGTCGTCGCTCTCGTTCGCCGCGCCTCACGTGGCCGTTTGA